The DNA region GAAGAGGCCCAGGAGGAGCACGATCGCCACGGCCCCGAGCGCGATCGGTATGAGGAAATGGAAAATGCCGGTCATCGTGTTGCCGTCCTGCAAATGTGAACGGATCCATCCTAGTCCCGAAGCCATTGCGAGCGCGCCCTGCGAACTGACGCATGGGCGCGCAGGAGTCCTTCCGGCCTATCCGTTCAACACCCAGATGGCGGCGTTAAGCACGGAGGCAAAGCTCACCCACGCGAGATAGGGCGCGAGCAGCCAGGCGGAGAGGCGATCAATGCGGGCGAAGAGGACGATGGTTGCGACGATGGCAGCCAGCAGCGCCAGGATCACGACAAGGCCGCCTCCGGGGGAGTGCCCGGCGAAGAAAGCTGCCGACCAGGCGACATTGAGCACAAGCTGCACCGCGAATATGGCTGCGGCCCGGCTTCGCACCGTGCCACGCGACCGTGTCCAGACCCGGCAGATCGCAACCGCCATCAGCACATAGATCAGCGTCCAGACTGGTCCGAAAATCCAGTTGGGCGGATTGAAGGATGGCTTGGTCAGTCCGGCATACCAGATTGGAATTTCCGGTACGGTCAGCGCGGATCCGATCGCGGCGGCAGCGAGACAGACGACGAGAGCAATCAGGAGAACGACGAGCGACTCCGGCTTGCTTCGTCGGGCCATGGTTTCGGTCATGCTCGGTATCCTGCCTGCAACAGGCGTTCAACGCGCGGACTTGGCGATCGTTCCCTCAGGAATTGCGGGCGATCAGCGCGTCGAGGACCCTGTCCGGCAGCCAGCGCTTCAGTAGGGCCGCGCCTTTGGTCAACGTCGTCACGCGATATCTGGTCTTCGGCCGCGGACTGTCGAGGGCATGGAGCAGCGCCGCCGTCACTGCCTCGGGACCGAGCTTGAAACGCGAGGGCGCACGCGAGCCGGTAAGCCGCGCCAATTGGCTTTCATAGTCGGCGCGATGCGGCGACGCGTCGATATCGATCGTCTGCCGAAAATGGACGAGGGCGTTCTCCTGAAAGCGGGTTGCGATCGGGCCGGGTTCGATCAGCGTGACATGGATGCCGGTTCCGGAAAGCTCGAGGCGCAGTGTGTCGGTAAGGCCCTCGAGGGCGTGTTTGGAGCCCACATAGGCGCCGCGATATTTGCCGGCGACGAAGCCCAATATCGACGAGCACTGCACGATACGGCCGGCGTTCTGGCGTCGCATGACCGGTATGACGCGCCTTGTCAGGGCATGCCAGCCGAAGACATTCGCCTCGAACTGCCGGCGCAGGAGATTCGTCGTCAGGTCCTCGATCGCTCCGACCTGGCCATAGGCGCCGTTGTTGAAAAGCGCATCGAGCCGGCCGCCGGTGGCGGTAAGGACCTGATCGGCGGCGGCCTCGATGGAAGCCTCGTCGGCATAATCTAGGAACACCGATTCGATGCCGGCACCGGCCAGGCGGGCCAGATCCTCGTCCTTGCGCGCCGTGGCAAAGACACGCCAGCCGCGAAGCTTGAGCGTCGCCGCCGCGTTTTCGCCGATGCCGGACGAGGCGCCGGTGATCAGGATCGTGCGAGGTTCAACCATATGTCGTCCGGTGCGGCCTACCGCCGGTCGGAACGGGCGGCTCAGTGACAATAGCGGCTGTCACCATGCTGGCCGCGATGGCGCATGTCGAGATGGAGATGGTTCTCGTGATAGCCATCGGAGCCGGGCCCGAGCACGGTCATGAAGCGCGAGCAGGCTTCCTGCCGGACCGTCTGGATGAAGTCTGTGTCCTTGTCGGTGTGGTCTTTGTCCTTCTCGACCGTCACCCAGCGGTCGCCGATCTTGAAGGCGCCGACATCGATGGCGTTCATGAAGGCGTGCTCGGAGAGGGGGGCGCCGACAATATTGTTGCGGCCGCGGCAGCTATAGGAATCCAGTACTCGAACCGCCGTGACGCGGCTGCCATAGGCGGAGAGGGCGGCCGACTGCACATCCTGTGAAATCCAGCTCGACAGCATGCTTGCCGTCTCGCAGTTGATCGTAGCCGCGGGCTGCAGCGCGACCCTGCCATCCTGCAGAGCACTGACCTGAAAGGGGTCCGGCGCACCGCAGGCTCCGTCCTGTTCCGGCGGCAGGGGCTTTGCGGCGATCTGAAGCGCCGTCATCGCCGAATGGCAGGCCGTGAGCACTTCCGGAACGAGCGGCACGCGCGGCGGGATGATCGCGGCCAGGATGACGCCGGGCTTGCTGCGCGGCAGCGGTGTGCCGTCGCCATGGGCTTCGGTCTCGATCTCCTCCTCGGGGACGGGATCGCTCGGCACATGGTCGATGCCCGGAGGGGGCGGCAAAGAGCCGTCCGGCGTCAGGACGATGCCCAGCGAGGAACGGGATGGATCGAGTGGCGGAACGGGCTCGGGAAGCAGCGGTGAGGCGCTGATCGGTGCCGCAAAGGCGAGTTCTTCCGCCGAAAGGCTCTTTGAAAGCGTCCCGACGGGCCGTGCGGTAGCGGCCAGCTCGCTTGAAGCCGGCAACGGCTCAGATGGTGCCGCAACAATCTTGTCTGGCTTCGCGGTGGAGGCGGTGATGGCCTTGGCCTCGACCGCCGGTTCCTCGCCCGCCGGCTTCGATCGCGGCGTCGGCATGCCGGGGACAGCGGTGACCGGAGCCGGCGTTACCGCCTTCGGCTTGCGTTGCCCGGTTGCCGGCTTTTTCGTGCCGTTGGGCGGGACGCGGGGAATGATCTTTTCGAAAAGCTGTTCAGCCGTCAGGGCCGTTGCGGGGAAGGGTAGAACGCCGAGCCACAGCAAAGCGGCGAGCGCGGCGGGAAGAGATCGTCGGACGGCCTTCGAAAGCCTCATCGCGTTTCCTCTCCACCGCTGTCCCGACGATCAACGCCCGACGGCGCCAAGAGTTGCTCTCGCTGTCGATCTCCCCGTCTGCCCCGCGCTTAGCCTACCATTCGAACGGATCGGTCGCGAGCCGCTTGCCGACCATCAGCGCATCGGCGACGAGGCGGAGTGGGCCCGCATCGACATCGCTCTTCCGCTCAGCCAATAGGTCGGCGAAGCGGATGTAGATGCGCTCATATTCCTCGCTCGGCGCCTCGGCGACGAGCTGGCCGTCGATCGAAAGCGCGGCGCCGCCCTTGAACAGCCGAGCGCTGCGGCCGTCGCCGGTCTCGATCATCATGTGCCATTTCTCGTCGCCCTGCTCGCGCCAGTCGAAATCGGCCGAGAGCAATAGGGCGCCGGTGATGTTGCTCGAAAAGGCGAGTTTCGCCGCGATCGGCGTCTGGCGATTGGCAGGGTAGGTCAGATCCGCGCTCTTCACGAAGGCGCTTCCCGGCAGGATGCGCACGAAGATCGACAGCGCGTTGATACCGGGATCGAAGACGCCGAAACCGCCGGGCTCGAACACCCAGTCCTGGCCCGGATGCCATTTGCGCACATCCTCGCGCCATTCGATGCGGAGCGAGCGCAGCCCCGCCGCGGCGATGAGCGCGCGTGCCTCGTCGACGGCAGGATTATACTGCGAGTGCCAGGTGGCGAAGAGGACGCGGCCGAGGCGCTGCGCATGGCTGACCAGATCCTCGAACTCGGAGAGGGTCGCGGCCGGCGGCTTTTCCAGCATCACATCCTTGCCGGCATCCAGCGCCTCGATGGCGATGGCGTGGCGGACCTCCGGCGGCGTGCAGATCGCCACGGCGTCGATATCGGGGATCGCCGCGTACATTTCGGCTGGCGTGCGGAAGCTCGGCACGCCGCCATGGCCAAGCCCGCGCTGGCTGGTGACGGCGACGAGTTCGAAATCGTCGCTCTTGTCGATGACCGGCAGATGCTGATCCTGCGCGATCTTGCCGAGGCCGATGATGGCCATGCGCCGTTTCGTCATGAGTTGGCTCCTCCCGCTCCATCCTGCGGCGTATCGGCCGCGCTTTCCTCTTCTCCTAGGGAGAAATCGCGCTTTGGTCCATCGCCAACCACGACGAGGAAATAGAGCCACGCGCCGGCCATGCCCGGGTGGCGGGCGCTCTTCTCCAGCCGGTGGCCGTCCTCGACGCACAGATGCGGGATATCGATCGCGGCCATGGGGTCGCTGGCCGCGACGAGCAGTCGCTCGCCGGCCTGCATGCCTGCCAGGATCTTGCGCGCCTTCAGCACCGGCAGCGGACAGGCGAGGCCGATCGCGTCGAGCGTCCGGTCCCTCTGCCAGGCTTCGATCTCTTCATGCATTCTTAGCGACGAATCCCGTTGCGGCGGCACACAAAGCTGGACGTGCCACGTGCCGAACGCTTTCTTAAAGCAGATAATTGTAGCGACGAATGGCGGCGCCTTTGCCGACGTTCAGTCTGGAGCTTGGAATTGCGGGTTTCCTTCGCCGGATTCGTCGAGCGCTTCGCGCCGGCTCCACTCCGCCGGAGGCTGGCCCGTCCGGCGGACTGGGCCGACAGCATAGCGTTCGGCACTGGCGAGCGGGCCGTCACGCAGCGCATCGCGCTTACCGCCTTCCTGATCCGCATCGTCTCCGCCGTCATCGCCTATGCGAGTCAGATCCTGCTGGCGCGTTGGATGGGCGATTTCGAATATGGCGTCTATGTCCTCGTCTGGGTCGGCGCGGTCATCATCGGCGGCCTCGCCTGCTTCGGCATCCAGACGGCGGTTGTCCGTTTCGTTCCCGAATATGCCGAGCGCGGCGATCACGACCTCCTGCGCGGCATCATTCTCGGCAGCCGCCTGCAGGGTATCGCCTCCGCGACGGCGCTGGCCGGGCTGGGCGTGCTCGGCATCTGGCTGCTGCAGGATAGGCTCGCGAGCTACTATGTCATGCCGCTCTATCTGGCGGCGATCTGCGTGCCGATGCTGGCCATCGGCGAAATCCAGGACGGCCTGGCGCGCGGCTTCAACTGGCCGGACCTCGCGCTCTGGCCGACCTTCATCGTCCGCCCGATTCTCATCATCGCGCTCACTTATGGCGCGATCCTGCTCGGCGCCGTGCCGGACGCGGTCACGGGCATGGTCGCGGCAATCCTCGCCACCTATCTGACAGCGCTCTGGCAGATGCTCGCCATCAGCCGGCGGGCTGGCCACGTCGTTCCGGCCGGGTTGCGCCGGTACCGTTCGTTGAACTGGATCGCCGTGGCGCTGCCGATCTTCCTGGTCGAGGGCTTCTTCAATCTCCTGACCAATGTCGACATTCTGATCGTGGGGCAATTGCGCCCGCCGGAGGAGGTGGCGGTCTATTTCGCGGCGGTGAAGACGCTGGCGCTGGTCCATTTCGTCTATTTCGCCGTCCGCGCGGCGATGATGCCGCGCTTCTCGCAATATTATACGTCCGGCGACCGGATCCGCTTCGAGGCGGTGATCCGCGATTCGCTGCACTGGACCTTCTGGCCCTCGCTCGCCGCCGTCCTTCTCCTGCTGCTCTTCGGCAAGCTGCTGCTTTCTATGTTCGGGCCGAGCTTCGCCAGTGGCTATCCGCTGCTCTTCATCTTTTCCGTCGGCCTGCTGCTGCGCGCCTCGATCGGGCCGGCGGAGAGCATCCTGACCATGGCCGGCGAGCAGCGCATCTGCGCCGCCGTCTATGCCCTCACCTTCCTCTTCAATCTGGGGCTCAACTACGCCCTGATTCCGCGTTTCGGGCTCTATGGCGCCGCCTTCGCCACCGCCTCTGCTCTGACGCTGGAGACTGTCGCGGTCTATCTCGCCGTACGCTGGCGCCTCGGCCTCAATTGCTCGATCTTCCATGTCACCGGCTCCCGCTCCATGCCGCGCGGCAGGCCGGACGAGGGGGATCCAACATGACGGCGTTGGCGGGCGGGACCCTGGGTGCCGCGGTCGCCGGCTGGGAGATCCTTGCCGGGAAGTCCGTCGAGGCCAATCCGTTCTTCTCGCCGGCGATCACGACGGCGGCGGTCGCGCATCTGGGCGACGAACGCGTGCATCTGGCTGCTCCTGAAGTCGGCGGCAGGTTGCTGGCTCTGGCGCCGATCATTTCAACCCGGCTTGGCCGGATCGCTCCGGCTGTCTCGGTCTGGACGCATCGCTACGGCCCACTCGGGACGCCACTCCTCGATGTCGAGGCTCCGGACGAGGCCGTCGAAAGGCTGGTCCGCGCCATGGCCCCGAAAGACGCAAGCACCGCGATCCTGCTCTTCCCGGATCTGCCGCTCGACGGCCCGTCGGCCGCCATCCTCCGGCGTTTCGCAGCGGCGGAGGGTCGGCCCGTTGCCGAGATCGGCGCCTATCGCCGGGCAGCCCTGCGGCGTGGCTCGAGCGGGGAAACGCCATTCCGTCTGCAAATCGAGCGGCGCCGGCGCAAGGAATTCGCCAGGCAGCGGCGCCGGCTGGCCGAGAGCGGCCATCTCGTGGCGCGACGCGTCGGTCCGGGGCCGGATCTGGAATCGGCAGTGATGGCGTTCCTCGCGCTGGAGGCCGAGGGCTGGAAGGGTCGTCGTCGCACCGCGCTCGCCGCCGATCCGGCCAGCCGCGCTTTTGCGCTCGCCGCGATGCTGCGATCGCCGCAAGGCTCCGTGACGATCGACTGCATCGATCTCGACGGCAGCCCGGTCGCCATGCTGGTGAGCTTTCGCATGGCTGGACTCGTCGCAACATGGAAGATCGCCCATGACGAAGCATTCGCGCGGTTCTCGCCCGGCGTGCAGGTGATGCTGGAGGCGAGCGAGGCGTGGCTCTCCGATGCGACGGTAACCAACCTGGACTCGCTCGCCGCCGCCGATCATCCGATGATCGACGGGCTCTGGCCGGAGCGGATCCGCATCGGCGTCCTCGCTGTCGGTCCGGTCGGGGGATCGCCGCTGTTTGATCTCGGCGTCGCCGCGGCGCGGGCAGAGGCGGAGGCGAGGCGGCGCTACCGGGCCTGGAAGCACAGCCGCGGACGGTCGCGTCCGGCAGAGGAGACGGCGGCATGACGAAATTGGCACGCGAAGTCCCAGCGGGTGGGCCGCTTCTGACATTCGACAGCGGCGTCCTCGGTGCGCATTTCCCGCTGGAGCCCTTCACCTTCCGCCACGATCTCGCGGAAAACGCGGTGTTGCAGTTGGAAGCGTTGGCGGCACTGGCGACGCAGCTGCCGCGCGACCGGATCGAGTTCAATTCGGGCCGCCTCCAGCCGAACCAGCGGCCGGACGAGACGCCGGGTGTCGATCTTGAGCCGGAAGAGATCGTGCGGCGCATCGAGACGGCCGGCGCCTGGCTGGTGCTCAAGAATGTCGAGACGATCCCCGCCTATCGAGCCCTGATCGACAGAGTGCTCGCCGAGGCGGCGGAGGCAGCCGGTATCGAGCCGGGAGCAATGGCCGAGCCGATGGGCTTCATCTTTGTGTCCTCCGCGAATTCGGTGACGCCGTTCCACATCGACTATGAGGAGAACTTCTTCGTGCATCTGCACGGCCAGAAGTTCATGCACGTCTTCGACAATCGCGATCGTTCGATCATCGACGAGGAAGGTCTGGAGACCTATCCCGGCAAGCACCGCAACCATGCGTACCGCGATGATTTCGAGGCCAAGGGCCGTGTCTTCACATTCGGGCCCGGCGACGGGCTCTTTCTGCCCTACACTTGGCCGCACTGGGTCCGGACGGGTGGTGACTGGTCGATCTCGATGGCGATCACGTGGAAATCGCCATCCGATCGCCGCCGCAACAAGCTCTATTTCGCCAATGCCGTCTTAAGAAAAATGGGCTGGTCGCAATCGGCGCCCGGCCGCCGGCCG from Kaistia algarum includes:
- a CDS encoding TspO/MBR family protein, encoding MTETMARRSKPESLVVLLIALVVCLAAAAIGSALTVPEIPIWYAGLTKPSFNPPNWIFGPVWTLIYVLMAVAICRVWTRSRGTVRSRAAAIFAVQLVLNVAWSAAFFAGHSPGGGLVVILALLAAIVATIVLFARIDRLSAWLLAPYLAWVSFASVLNAAIWVLNG
- a CDS encoding SDR family oxidoreductase — translated: MVEPRTILITGASSGIGENAAATLKLRGWRVFATARKDEDLARLAGAGIESVFLDYADEASIEAAADQVLTATGGRLDALFNNGAYGQVGAIEDLTTNLLRRQFEANVFGWHALTRRVIPVMRRQNAGRIVQCSSILGFVAGKYRGAYVGSKHALEGLTDTLRLELSGTGIHVTLIEPGPIATRFQENALVHFRQTIDIDASPHRADYESQLARLTGSRAPSRFKLGPEAVTAALLHALDSPRPKTRYRVTTLTKGAALLKRWLPDRVLDALIARNS
- a CDS encoding extensin family protein; the protein is MRLSKAVRRSLPAALAALLWLGVLPFPATALTAEQLFEKIIPRVPPNGTKKPATGQRKPKAVTPAPVTAVPGMPTPRSKPAGEEPAVEAKAITASTAKPDKIVAAPSEPLPASSELAATARPVGTLSKSLSAEELAFAAPISASPLLPEPVPPLDPSRSSLGIVLTPDGSLPPPPGIDHVPSDPVPEEEIETEAHGDGTPLPRSKPGVILAAIIPPRVPLVPEVLTACHSAMTALQIAAKPLPPEQDGACGAPDPFQVSALQDGRVALQPAATINCETASMLSSWISQDVQSAALSAYGSRVTAVRVLDSYSCRGRNNIVGAPLSEHAFMNAIDVGAFKIGDRWVTVEKDKDHTDKDTDFIQTVRQEACSRFMTVLGPGSDGYHENHLHLDMRHRGQHGDSRYCH
- a CDS encoding Gfo/Idh/MocA family protein; this translates as MTKRRMAIIGLGKIAQDQHLPVIDKSDDFELVAVTSQRGLGHGGVPSFRTPAEMYAAIPDIDAVAICTPPEVRHAIAIEALDAGKDVMLEKPPAATLSEFEDLVSHAQRLGRVLFATWHSQYNPAVDEARALIAAAGLRSLRIEWREDVRKWHPGQDWVFEPGGFGVFDPGINALSIFVRILPGSAFVKSADLTYPANRQTPIAAKLAFSSNITGALLLSADFDWREQGDEKWHMMIETGDGRSARLFKGGAALSIDGQLVAEAPSEEYERIYIRFADLLAERKSDVDAGPLRLVADALMVGKRLATDPFEW
- a CDS encoding sulfurtransferase TusA family protein; amino-acid sequence: MHEEIEAWQRDRTLDAIGLACPLPVLKARKILAGMQAGERLLVAASDPMAAIDIPHLCVEDGHRLEKSARHPGMAGAWLYFLVVVGDGPKRDFSLGEEESAADTPQDGAGGANS
- a CDS encoding lipopolysaccharide biosynthesis protein, whose amino-acid sequence is MRVSFAGFVERFAPAPLRRRLARPADWADSIAFGTGERAVTQRIALTAFLIRIVSAVIAYASQILLARWMGDFEYGVYVLVWVGAVIIGGLACFGIQTAVVRFVPEYAERGDHDLLRGIILGSRLQGIASATALAGLGVLGIWLLQDRLASYYVMPLYLAAICVPMLAIGEIQDGLARGFNWPDLALWPTFIVRPILIIALTYGAILLGAVPDAVTGMVAAILATYLTALWQMLAISRRAGHVVPAGLRRYRSLNWIAVALPIFLVEGFFNLLTNVDILIVGQLRPPEEVAVYFAAVKTLALVHFVYFAVRAAMMPRFSQYYTSGDRIRFEAVIRDSLHWTFWPSLAAVLLLLLFGKLLLSMFGPSFASGYPLLFIFSVGLLLRASIGPAESILTMAGEQRICAAVYALTFLFNLGLNYALIPRFGLYGAAFATASALTLETVAVYLAVRWRLGLNCSIFHVTGSRSMPRGRPDEGDPT
- a CDS encoding GNAT family N-acetyltransferase, which codes for MTALAGGTLGAAVAGWEILAGKSVEANPFFSPAITTAAVAHLGDERVHLAAPEVGGRLLALAPIISTRLGRIAPAVSVWTHRYGPLGTPLLDVEAPDEAVERLVRAMAPKDASTAILLFPDLPLDGPSAAILRRFAAAEGRPVAEIGAYRRAALRRGSSGETPFRLQIERRRRKEFARQRRRLAESGHLVARRVGPGPDLESAVMAFLALEAEGWKGRRRTALAADPASRAFALAAMLRSPQGSVTIDCIDLDGSPVAMLVSFRMAGLVATWKIAHDEAFARFSPGVQVMLEASEAWLSDATVTNLDSLAAADHPMIDGLWPERIRIGVLAVGPVGGSPLFDLGVAAARAEAEARRRYRAWKHSRGRSRPAEETAA
- a CDS encoding cupin-like domain-containing protein, with translation MTKLAREVPAGGPLLTFDSGVLGAHFPLEPFTFRHDLAENAVLQLEALAALATQLPRDRIEFNSGRLQPNQRPDETPGVDLEPEEIVRRIETAGAWLVLKNVETIPAYRALIDRVLAEAAEAAGIEPGAMAEPMGFIFVSSANSVTPFHIDYEENFFVHLHGQKFMHVFDNRDRSIIDEEGLETYPGKHRNHAYRDDFEAKGRVFTFGPGDGLFLPYTWPHWVRTGGDWSISMAITWKSPSDRRRNKLYFANAVLRKMGWSQSAPGRRPGLDTAKAAAYDLARLPLEPLRRSEAMRRRLRALLFGSKANYFYGKPGDGSSGKKTDGA